The Accipiter gentilis chromosome 9, bAccGen1.1, whole genome shotgun sequence genome includes a region encoding these proteins:
- the SEMA4G gene encoding semaphorin-4G isoform X3 yields the protein MSGGTAHLLMALFVAAAMGYQSRRSATDLDATPRTTVTFDELLGVRRFSAHTLNYSTLLLEEDRGILYVGARGAIFALNSSDVADGSHRTIHWEASPEKQMDCLQKGKNNKTECFNHVRFLQRLNSTHLYSCGTYAFHPLCASIDADRFTLPSHFEEGKEKCPYDPARGYTGLIVDGGLYTATRYEFRSLPDIRRNLHQRPLKTEESPLHWLNDAEFVASVLVQESKDSPVGDDDKIYYFFTERAGEETTSFFDKNQVARVARVARVCKSDVGGKKILQRKWTSFMKAHLVCYIPYYEVLRSICSLDGGGWASTVFYAAFTLSAQWRTMEASAVCRYTISSVQHAFEGPYMEYQDSARKWSRYDGAVPEPRPGSCITDHSRRKGYNSSQDLPNSVLDFIKLHPLMFEEVKPAGGEPLLVKKSVVYSQLAVDRVRALDGRSYDVLFMGTGDGWIHKAVVVGSSIHIVEEVQVFGDQQPVESLVISHAQRSLYVGAASGILQVPLASCARYASCYDCILARDPYCAWDGRACRATATADSTGLVQDIQSGNEGCRSSSGRGSLPWKNRTVLQGDDVLLPCDQHSNLARAVWLLNGSEAPGTGQDRLRVGVDGLLVTDTLPQHSGEYRCYGEERGLRTLLAAYSLTVLPELPRGPTAASRPHAASQAAGDMKVAYVSAIVALVVLCAVLSTVLLYVSCLEKRKGKYVLGEPRPASVELQTVSANCLRKGRREEEEEEEELTYPDGCLRIIPGEAPTAATSPVKELPAAMPPLPPPPPLPTELTNGVGALPNVLRKMNGNSYMLLQQQEEPLASPLYSASFTEELSKILEKRKHTQLVEKLDESSV from the exons ATGAGTGGAGGCACAGCCCATCTCCTGATGGCTCTCTTTGTGGCGGCAGCCATGGGCTACCAGTCACGGCGGTCTGCCACTGACCTGGATGCCACCCCCAGGACAACGGTCACCTTTGATG AGCTGTTGGGCGTCCGGCGCTTCAGCGCACACACCCTCAACTACAGCaccctgctgctggaggaagaCCGGGGCATCCTCTACGTGGGCGCCAGGGGAGCCATCTTCGCCCTCAACTCCAGTGACGTGGCCGATGGCTCCCACCGCACG ATCCACTGGGAAGCCTCTCCGGAGAAGCAGATGGACTGCCTGCAGAAGGGCAAAAACAACAAG ACCGAATGCTTCAACCATGTGCGGTTTCTGCAGAGGCTGAACAGCACCCACCTCTACAGCTGTGGGACCTACGCCTTCCACCCACTCTGTGCCTCCATT GATGCCGACAGGTTCACATTGCCATCCCACTTTGAAGAAGGCAAGGAGAAGTGCCCGTATGACCCCGCCCGTGGCTACACCGGCCTCATCGTGG ATGGTGGCTTgtacacggccacgcgctacgaGTTTCGGAGCCTCCCTGACATCCGGAGGAACCTGCACCAGCGGCCGCTGAAGACTGAAGAGTCCCCGCTGCACTGGCTGAATG ATGCCGAGTTTGTGGCCTCTGTGCTGGTCCAGGAGAGCAAGGACAGCCCCGTGGGCGACGATGACAAAATCTACTACTTCTTCACGGAGCGGGCGGGTGAGGAGACCACATCCTTCTTTGACAAGAACCAGGTGGCCCGGGTGGCCCGGGTGGCCCGTGTCTGCAAG AGTGACGTGGGGGGGAAGAAGATCCTGCAGCGCAAATGGACGTCCTTCATGAAGGCGCACCTGGTCTGCTACATCCCCTACTACGAGGTCCTGCGCAGCATCTGCAGCCTGGACGGGGGTGGCTGGGCCAGCACTGTCTTCTATGCCGCCTTCACACTCTCAGCGCAGTG GAGGACCATGGAGGCCTCAGCCGTGTGCCGCTACACCATCTCGTCAGTGCAGCATGCCTTTGAGGGCCCCTACATGGAGTACCAGGACTCAGCTCGCAAGTGGTCACGCTACGATGGTGCAGTGCCTGAGCCCCGGCCCGGCTCC TGCATCACAGACCACTCCCGCAGGAAGGGCTACAACTCCTCACAGGACCTGCCCAACAGCGTCCTGGACTTCATCAAGCTGCACCCGCTCATGTTTGAGGAGGTGAAGCCGGCTGGTGGGGAGCCGCTGCTGGTGAAGAAGAGCGTGGTATACAGCCAGCTGGCTGTGGACAGGGTGCGGGCCCTCGACGGCCGCTCCTACGATGTGCTCTTCATGGGGACGG GGGATGGCTGGATCCACAAGGCCGTGGTGGTGGGCTCCAGCATCCACATTGTGGAGGAGGTGCAGGTGTTTGGGGAccagcagcctgtggagagcctgGTGATCTCCCACGCCCAG AGGAGCCTGTACGTGGGGGCAGCCAGCGGGATCCTGCAGGTGCCCCTGGCCTCCTGCGCCAGGTATGCCTCCTGCTACGACTGCATCCTCGCCCGGGACCCCTACTGCGCCTGGGACGGCAGGGCCTGCCGCGCCACCGCCACCGCAGACAG cacagggctggtgcAGGACATTCAGAGCGGCAACGAGGGATGCCGGAGCAGCTCTGGGCGGG GCTCCCTGCCGTGGAAGAACCGGACGGTGCTGCAGGGGGACGACGTGCTGCTGCCCTGCGACCAGCACTCCAACCTGGCACGAGCCGTCTGGCTGCTGAATGGCAGCGAGGCGCCGGGCACGGGGCAGGACCGGCTGCGTGTTGGGGTGGACGGGCTGCTGGTGACGGACACGTTGCCCCAGCACAGTGGCGAGTACCGCTGCTATGGGGAGGAGCGGGGTCTCCGGACACTGCTGGCTGCCTACAGCCTCACTGTGCTGCCCGAGCTGCCTCGCGGCCCCACGGCTGCCTCACGGCCCCACGCCGCCAGCCAGGCAGCCGGCGACATGAAGGTGGCTTATGTCTCCGCCATCGTCGCCTTGGTGGTGCTGTGCGCTGTGCTCAGCACCGTCCTCCTCTACGTGTCCTGCCTGGAGAAGCGCAAGGGCAAGTATGTCCTGGGGGAGCCGCGGCCAGCCAGCGTGGAGCTGCAGACCGTCTCGGCCAACTGCCTGCGCAAGGGccgccgggaggaggaggaggaggaggaagagctcaCCTATCCCGATGGCTGCCTGCGGATCATCCCCGGCGAGGCGCCCACGGCTGCCACCTCCCCAGTCAAGGAGCTGCCAGCTGCCAtgcccccgctgccgccgccgccaccactgCCGACCGAGCTCACCAACGGCGTAGGGGCTCTGCCGAACGTGCTCCGCAAGATGAATGGCAACAGCTacatgctgctgcagcagcaggaggagccgCTGGCCTCGCCGCTCTACAGCGCGTCCTTCACCGAGGAACTCAGCAAGATCCTGGAGAAGCGGAAACACACGCAGCTGGTGGAAAAGCTGGACGAGAGCTCCGTGTAG
- the SEMA4G gene encoding semaphorin-4G isoform X2: MEGLAASPILGSWGAHPEDRLCQPGGSRLGSCPRRGSGKMSGGTAHLLMALFVAAAMGYQSRRSATDLDATPRTTVTFDELLGVRRFSAHTLNYSTLLLEEDRGILYVGARGAIFALNSSDVADGSHRTIHWEASPEKQMDCLQKGKNNKTECFNHVRFLQRLNSTHLYSCGTYAFHPLCASIDADRFTLPSHFEEGKEKCPYDPARGYTGLIVDGGLYTATRYEFRSLPDIRRNLHQRPLKTEESPLHWLNDAEFVASVLVQESKDSPVGDDDKIYYFFTERAGEETTSFFDKNQVARVARVARVCKSDVGGKKILQRKWTSFMKAHLVCYIPYYEVLRSICSLDGGGWASTVFYAAFTLSAQWTMEASAVCRYTISSVQHAFEGPYMEYQDSARKWSRYDGAVPEPRPGSCITDHSRRKGYNSSQDLPNSVLDFIKLHPLMFEEVKPAGGEPLLVKKSVVYSQLAVDRVRALDGRSYDVLFMGTGDGWIHKAVVVGSSIHIVEEVQVFGDQQPVESLVISHAQRSLYVGAASGILQVPLASCARYASCYDCILARDPYCAWDGRACRATATADSTGLVQDIQSGNEGCRSSSGRGSLPWKNRTVLQGDDVLLPCDQHSNLARAVWLLNGSEAPGTGQDRLRVGVDGLLVTDTLPQHSGEYRCYGEERGLRTLLAAYSLTVLPELPRGPTAASRPHAASQAAGDMKVAYVSAIVALVVLCAVLSTVLLYVSCLEKRKGKYVLGEPRPASVELQTVSANCLRKGRREEEEEEEELTYPDGCLRIIPGEAPTAATSPVKELPAAMPPLPPPPPLPTELTNGVGALPNVLRKMNGNSYMLLQQQEEPLASPLYSASFTEELSKILEKRKHTQLVEKLDESSV, from the exons ATG GAGGGTTTGGCGGCCAGCCCCAtcctggggagctggggagcCCATCCCGAGGATCGGCTGTGCCAGCCCGGAGGCAGCAGGCTGGGCAGCTGCCCCCGCCGGGGGAGCGGGAAGATGAGTGGAGGCACAGCCCATCTCCTGATGGCTCTCTTTGTGGCGGCAGCCATGGGCTACCAGTCACGGCGGTCTGCCACTGACCTGGATGCCACCCCCAGGACAACGGTCACCTTTGATG AGCTGTTGGGCGTCCGGCGCTTCAGCGCACACACCCTCAACTACAGCaccctgctgctggaggaagaCCGGGGCATCCTCTACGTGGGCGCCAGGGGAGCCATCTTCGCCCTCAACTCCAGTGACGTGGCCGATGGCTCCCACCGCACG ATCCACTGGGAAGCCTCTCCGGAGAAGCAGATGGACTGCCTGCAGAAGGGCAAAAACAACAAG ACCGAATGCTTCAACCATGTGCGGTTTCTGCAGAGGCTGAACAGCACCCACCTCTACAGCTGTGGGACCTACGCCTTCCACCCACTCTGTGCCTCCATT GATGCCGACAGGTTCACATTGCCATCCCACTTTGAAGAAGGCAAGGAGAAGTGCCCGTATGACCCCGCCCGTGGCTACACCGGCCTCATCGTGG ATGGTGGCTTgtacacggccacgcgctacgaGTTTCGGAGCCTCCCTGACATCCGGAGGAACCTGCACCAGCGGCCGCTGAAGACTGAAGAGTCCCCGCTGCACTGGCTGAATG ATGCCGAGTTTGTGGCCTCTGTGCTGGTCCAGGAGAGCAAGGACAGCCCCGTGGGCGACGATGACAAAATCTACTACTTCTTCACGGAGCGGGCGGGTGAGGAGACCACATCCTTCTTTGACAAGAACCAGGTGGCCCGGGTGGCCCGGGTGGCCCGTGTCTGCAAG AGTGACGTGGGGGGGAAGAAGATCCTGCAGCGCAAATGGACGTCCTTCATGAAGGCGCACCTGGTCTGCTACATCCCCTACTACGAGGTCCTGCGCAGCATCTGCAGCCTGGACGGGGGTGGCTGGGCCAGCACTGTCTTCTATGCCGCCTTCACACTCTCAGCGCAGTG GACCATGGAGGCCTCAGCCGTGTGCCGCTACACCATCTCGTCAGTGCAGCATGCCTTTGAGGGCCCCTACATGGAGTACCAGGACTCAGCTCGCAAGTGGTCACGCTACGATGGTGCAGTGCCTGAGCCCCGGCCCGGCTCC TGCATCACAGACCACTCCCGCAGGAAGGGCTACAACTCCTCACAGGACCTGCCCAACAGCGTCCTGGACTTCATCAAGCTGCACCCGCTCATGTTTGAGGAGGTGAAGCCGGCTGGTGGGGAGCCGCTGCTGGTGAAGAAGAGCGTGGTATACAGCCAGCTGGCTGTGGACAGGGTGCGGGCCCTCGACGGCCGCTCCTACGATGTGCTCTTCATGGGGACGG GGGATGGCTGGATCCACAAGGCCGTGGTGGTGGGCTCCAGCATCCACATTGTGGAGGAGGTGCAGGTGTTTGGGGAccagcagcctgtggagagcctgGTGATCTCCCACGCCCAG AGGAGCCTGTACGTGGGGGCAGCCAGCGGGATCCTGCAGGTGCCCCTGGCCTCCTGCGCCAGGTATGCCTCCTGCTACGACTGCATCCTCGCCCGGGACCCCTACTGCGCCTGGGACGGCAGGGCCTGCCGCGCCACCGCCACCGCAGACAG cacagggctggtgcAGGACATTCAGAGCGGCAACGAGGGATGCCGGAGCAGCTCTGGGCGGG GCTCCCTGCCGTGGAAGAACCGGACGGTGCTGCAGGGGGACGACGTGCTGCTGCCCTGCGACCAGCACTCCAACCTGGCACGAGCCGTCTGGCTGCTGAATGGCAGCGAGGCGCCGGGCACGGGGCAGGACCGGCTGCGTGTTGGGGTGGACGGGCTGCTGGTGACGGACACGTTGCCCCAGCACAGTGGCGAGTACCGCTGCTATGGGGAGGAGCGGGGTCTCCGGACACTGCTGGCTGCCTACAGCCTCACTGTGCTGCCCGAGCTGCCTCGCGGCCCCACGGCTGCCTCACGGCCCCACGCCGCCAGCCAGGCAGCCGGCGACATGAAGGTGGCTTATGTCTCCGCCATCGTCGCCTTGGTGGTGCTGTGCGCTGTGCTCAGCACCGTCCTCCTCTACGTGTCCTGCCTGGAGAAGCGCAAGGGCAAGTATGTCCTGGGGGAGCCGCGGCCAGCCAGCGTGGAGCTGCAGACCGTCTCGGCCAACTGCCTGCGCAAGGGccgccgggaggaggaggaggaggaggaagagctcaCCTATCCCGATGGCTGCCTGCGGATCATCCCCGGCGAGGCGCCCACGGCTGCCACCTCCCCAGTCAAGGAGCTGCCAGCTGCCAtgcccccgctgccgccgccgccaccactgCCGACCGAGCTCACCAACGGCGTAGGGGCTCTGCCGAACGTGCTCCGCAAGATGAATGGCAACAGCTacatgctgctgcagcagcaggaggagccgCTGGCCTCGCCGCTCTACAGCGCGTCCTTCACCGAGGAACTCAGCAAGATCCTGGAGAAGCGGAAACACACGCAGCTGGTGGAAAAGCTGGACGAGAGCTCCGTGTAG
- the SEMA4G gene encoding semaphorin-4G isoform X1: MEGLAASPILGSWGAHPEDRLCQPGGSRLGSCPRRGSGKMSGGTAHLLMALFVAAAMGYQSRRSATDLDATPRTTVTFDELLGVRRFSAHTLNYSTLLLEEDRGILYVGARGAIFALNSSDVADGSHRTIHWEASPEKQMDCLQKGKNNKTECFNHVRFLQRLNSTHLYSCGTYAFHPLCASIDADRFTLPSHFEEGKEKCPYDPARGYTGLIVDGGLYTATRYEFRSLPDIRRNLHQRPLKTEESPLHWLNDAEFVASVLVQESKDSPVGDDDKIYYFFTERAGEETTSFFDKNQVARVARVARVCKSDVGGKKILQRKWTSFMKAHLVCYIPYYEVLRSICSLDGGGWASTVFYAAFTLSAQWRTMEASAVCRYTISSVQHAFEGPYMEYQDSARKWSRYDGAVPEPRPGSCITDHSRRKGYNSSQDLPNSVLDFIKLHPLMFEEVKPAGGEPLLVKKSVVYSQLAVDRVRALDGRSYDVLFMGTGDGWIHKAVVVGSSIHIVEEVQVFGDQQPVESLVISHAQRSLYVGAASGILQVPLASCARYASCYDCILARDPYCAWDGRACRATATADSTGLVQDIQSGNEGCRSSSGRGSLPWKNRTVLQGDDVLLPCDQHSNLARAVWLLNGSEAPGTGQDRLRVGVDGLLVTDTLPQHSGEYRCYGEERGLRTLLAAYSLTVLPELPRGPTAASRPHAASQAAGDMKVAYVSAIVALVVLCAVLSTVLLYVSCLEKRKGKYVLGEPRPASVELQTVSANCLRKGRREEEEEEEELTYPDGCLRIIPGEAPTAATSPVKELPAAMPPLPPPPPLPTELTNGVGALPNVLRKMNGNSYMLLQQQEEPLASPLYSASFTEELSKILEKRKHTQLVEKLDESSV; the protein is encoded by the exons ATG GAGGGTTTGGCGGCCAGCCCCAtcctggggagctggggagcCCATCCCGAGGATCGGCTGTGCCAGCCCGGAGGCAGCAGGCTGGGCAGCTGCCCCCGCCGGGGGAGCGGGAAGATGAGTGGAGGCACAGCCCATCTCCTGATGGCTCTCTTTGTGGCGGCAGCCATGGGCTACCAGTCACGGCGGTCTGCCACTGACCTGGATGCCACCCCCAGGACAACGGTCACCTTTGATG AGCTGTTGGGCGTCCGGCGCTTCAGCGCACACACCCTCAACTACAGCaccctgctgctggaggaagaCCGGGGCATCCTCTACGTGGGCGCCAGGGGAGCCATCTTCGCCCTCAACTCCAGTGACGTGGCCGATGGCTCCCACCGCACG ATCCACTGGGAAGCCTCTCCGGAGAAGCAGATGGACTGCCTGCAGAAGGGCAAAAACAACAAG ACCGAATGCTTCAACCATGTGCGGTTTCTGCAGAGGCTGAACAGCACCCACCTCTACAGCTGTGGGACCTACGCCTTCCACCCACTCTGTGCCTCCATT GATGCCGACAGGTTCACATTGCCATCCCACTTTGAAGAAGGCAAGGAGAAGTGCCCGTATGACCCCGCCCGTGGCTACACCGGCCTCATCGTGG ATGGTGGCTTgtacacggccacgcgctacgaGTTTCGGAGCCTCCCTGACATCCGGAGGAACCTGCACCAGCGGCCGCTGAAGACTGAAGAGTCCCCGCTGCACTGGCTGAATG ATGCCGAGTTTGTGGCCTCTGTGCTGGTCCAGGAGAGCAAGGACAGCCCCGTGGGCGACGATGACAAAATCTACTACTTCTTCACGGAGCGGGCGGGTGAGGAGACCACATCCTTCTTTGACAAGAACCAGGTGGCCCGGGTGGCCCGGGTGGCCCGTGTCTGCAAG AGTGACGTGGGGGGGAAGAAGATCCTGCAGCGCAAATGGACGTCCTTCATGAAGGCGCACCTGGTCTGCTACATCCCCTACTACGAGGTCCTGCGCAGCATCTGCAGCCTGGACGGGGGTGGCTGGGCCAGCACTGTCTTCTATGCCGCCTTCACACTCTCAGCGCAGTG GAGGACCATGGAGGCCTCAGCCGTGTGCCGCTACACCATCTCGTCAGTGCAGCATGCCTTTGAGGGCCCCTACATGGAGTACCAGGACTCAGCTCGCAAGTGGTCACGCTACGATGGTGCAGTGCCTGAGCCCCGGCCCGGCTCC TGCATCACAGACCACTCCCGCAGGAAGGGCTACAACTCCTCACAGGACCTGCCCAACAGCGTCCTGGACTTCATCAAGCTGCACCCGCTCATGTTTGAGGAGGTGAAGCCGGCTGGTGGGGAGCCGCTGCTGGTGAAGAAGAGCGTGGTATACAGCCAGCTGGCTGTGGACAGGGTGCGGGCCCTCGACGGCCGCTCCTACGATGTGCTCTTCATGGGGACGG GGGATGGCTGGATCCACAAGGCCGTGGTGGTGGGCTCCAGCATCCACATTGTGGAGGAGGTGCAGGTGTTTGGGGAccagcagcctgtggagagcctgGTGATCTCCCACGCCCAG AGGAGCCTGTACGTGGGGGCAGCCAGCGGGATCCTGCAGGTGCCCCTGGCCTCCTGCGCCAGGTATGCCTCCTGCTACGACTGCATCCTCGCCCGGGACCCCTACTGCGCCTGGGACGGCAGGGCCTGCCGCGCCACCGCCACCGCAGACAG cacagggctggtgcAGGACATTCAGAGCGGCAACGAGGGATGCCGGAGCAGCTCTGGGCGGG GCTCCCTGCCGTGGAAGAACCGGACGGTGCTGCAGGGGGACGACGTGCTGCTGCCCTGCGACCAGCACTCCAACCTGGCACGAGCCGTCTGGCTGCTGAATGGCAGCGAGGCGCCGGGCACGGGGCAGGACCGGCTGCGTGTTGGGGTGGACGGGCTGCTGGTGACGGACACGTTGCCCCAGCACAGTGGCGAGTACCGCTGCTATGGGGAGGAGCGGGGTCTCCGGACACTGCTGGCTGCCTACAGCCTCACTGTGCTGCCCGAGCTGCCTCGCGGCCCCACGGCTGCCTCACGGCCCCACGCCGCCAGCCAGGCAGCCGGCGACATGAAGGTGGCTTATGTCTCCGCCATCGTCGCCTTGGTGGTGCTGTGCGCTGTGCTCAGCACCGTCCTCCTCTACGTGTCCTGCCTGGAGAAGCGCAAGGGCAAGTATGTCCTGGGGGAGCCGCGGCCAGCCAGCGTGGAGCTGCAGACCGTCTCGGCCAACTGCCTGCGCAAGGGccgccgggaggaggaggaggaggaggaagagctcaCCTATCCCGATGGCTGCCTGCGGATCATCCCCGGCGAGGCGCCCACGGCTGCCACCTCCCCAGTCAAGGAGCTGCCAGCTGCCAtgcccccgctgccgccgccgccaccactgCCGACCGAGCTCACCAACGGCGTAGGGGCTCTGCCGAACGTGCTCCGCAAGATGAATGGCAACAGCTacatgctgctgcagcagcaggaggagccgCTGGCCTCGCCGCTCTACAGCGCGTCCTTCACCGAGGAACTCAGCAAGATCCTGGAGAAGCGGAAACACACGCAGCTGGTGGAAAAGCTGGACGAGAGCTCCGTGTAG